GAAATACAGGGCGGCCTCAGCCGCCGCCACCCATGCCTTCGATCTTGGCAACCCGGCGCTCATGGCGTCCGCCCTCGAAGTCGGTCTCCAGGAAGGCCTTGGTGAGCTCTCTGGCCAATCCGGCGCCAATGACACGCTCTCCCAGGCACAGGATGTTGGCGTTGTTGTGGGCGCGGATCATGCGGGCGCTGAAGGTATCGCTCACCACGCCGGCGCGGATGCCGGGCAGCTTGTTGGCGCTCATGGCCATTCCCTGGCCGGTGCCGCAGACGAG
This region of Chrysiogenia bacterium genomic DNA includes:
- the rpiB gene encoding ribose 5-phosphate isomerase B, producing MKIAIAADHGGVNLKNELVEYVAELGHEILDQGTDGSESVDYPDYARKVTDLLAAGGADLGILVCGTGQGMAMSANKLPGIRAGVVSDTFSARMIRAHNNANILCLGERVIGAGLARELTKAFLETDFEGGRHERRVAKIEGMGGGG